Part of the Micromonospora rhizosphaerae genome is shown below.
GCACCGCCACGGCGTCCAGCCCGCCGGGCGCCGAGCCCGGGCGGGGCGGCTCGGGGATGGCTGGGTCAGGCATCACCGCCGACGGCGGAACGGGGCGACGGGCGGGAGCGCCGGAGCTGGTTCCACCGGCCACGGCGCCCGTCGGGGCGGAACCGCCCGGGGACGGGTCGGCCGTTTCCGCGGCGACCTGCGCGGGACGGGAACCGGCGGCCGCAGCGGCGGCGCGGGCGGCGGGCGCAGCGGCGGCGCGGGCGGCGGGCGCCCCGGACGGGGCCCCGGCAGCCGCCGGCGTGCCGGCGGTCTCCGGGTGGGACGCGGCGGCAGTCGCGGGCGCGGCGGGAGGCTCCTGGCGTACGGAAGCGGCGGGGGCGACCGGCGCGGGGCCGGCGGCGGCGGACGGCGGCTCGACGCCGCCCAGGGTGAGCCGGCGCTCCATCCGCTCCAGGCGCTGGAGCAGGCCACCGGTCGAGTCGTCCGCGCCGGGCAGCAGCATCCGGGCGCAGATCAGCTCCAGCAGCAGCCGGGGTGCGGTGGTGCCGCGCATCTCCACCAGGCCGTTGTGCACGATGTCGGCGCAGCGGGAGAGGGTGCCGGGGCCGAGCTGCTGGGCCTGGGCGGTCATCCGCTCGATCTGGTCCGAGGGACCGTCGATCAGGCCCTTGGCGGCGGCGTCCGGCACCTGCTGGAGCACGATCAGGTCGCGCAGCCGTTCCAGCAGGTCCGAGGCGAACCGGCGCGGGTCGTGCCCGGCCTCGGCCACCCGGTCGACGGTGGCGTACGCGGCCGCGCCGTCCCCGGCGGCGAGCGCGTCGCACATCTCGTCGATCAGCGCCGAGTCGGTCACCCCGAGCAGCGCGGCGGCCCGGGCGTAGCTGACCCCCTCCTGGCCGGCACCCGCGATGAGCTGGTCGAGCACGGAGAGGCTGTCCCGGGCGCTGCCGCCACCGGCGCGCACCACCAGCGGGAAGACCGCTGGCTCGACCCGGACCCCCTCCGCCTCGCAGAGCTGCTCCAGGTACGGCCGGAGCACCTTCGGCGGGAACAGCCGGAACGGGTAGTGGTGGGTCCGCGACTTGATCGTGCCGAGGACCTTCTCCGGCTCGGTGGTGGCGAAGATGAACTTGACGTACTCCGGCGGCTCCTCGACCAGCTTGAGCAGGGCGTTGAAGCCGGCCGACGAGACCATGTGCGCCTCGTCGATGATATAGATCTTGAAGCGGCTGCGAGCCGGCGCGAAGAACGCCTTCTCGCGCAACTCCCGGGCGTCGTCGACGCCGCCGTGGCTGGCCGCGTCGATCTCGATGACGTCGATCGACCCGGCGCCGTCGGGGGCCAGCGAGCGGCAGGACTCGCACTGCCCGCACGGCTCGGGGGTGGGGCCCCGCTCACAGTTGAGCGAGCGGGCCAGGATCCGGGCGCTGGAGGTCTTGCCGCAACCGCGGGGGCCGGAGAAGAGGTACGCGTGGTTGAGCCGCCCGCTGCGCAGCGCCTGCGACAGCGGCTCGGTGACGTGCTCCTGGCCGATGACCTCGGCGAAGGTGCGCGGCCGGTACTTGCGGTAAAGGGCCAGTGCCACCCGTCCCGCCTCCTCTCGACCGAGCCATTCTGCGCCGGTCGGGCACGGGTGACCAACCACCACCCCGCGACCTGACCCGCAGGGACGTTACCGGGACCCGGAGACAGAAAGGCCCCCCGTGCACCCGTCAGAGCTCGCTTATCCTTGCTGCCTTCCGGCCCTGGGGAGGTTCACGAGATGCACGCCGCACGGGGGGTGAGTCAAGAGTACCCGAACTCCAGTGGATCATCAGGGGGTGGTGGGGTGGCCGGCCCACCGGGGACCTGTATCCTTGCGGACGGAGGATTCGCCTAGAGGCCTAGGGCGCACGCTTGGAAAGCGTGTTGGGGTAACCCCCCTCACGAGTTCGAATCTCGTATCCTCCGCTCGCCTGAGCAGCGCCAACGCCCGGCGGGTCGACACCGACCCGCCGGGCGTTTGATCTTGCGGTCTCAGTTTTTGTCTCAGTTGGCCGGCACGGGCACTCCCGCCGGCCCATCGTCCGGATCCGTGTCGGCCCCGCTGTGTGGCGGCAACTACGGGGATGCCGGCGGCCCGGCCCCGGGCGACCAGGTCGCGCCGGTCTGGGCAACCAGGCTGAGCGTCGAGTACGACATGGGGCTCAAACGCATCGCCGAAGGCACCCGGAAGGCTGCGTTGAGGCTGGGCGAGGAAAGCGGTAACGCTGCCATTTCGGGCTGGGCTCACGAGATGCGGGCTTGGTACGCGCTGACGCAGGGCGACTATCGAGGCGTCATCGCGGCCGCCGAGGCCGGCGAACGTGGCGGACCCGGCGAAGTTCGACTTCTACGCGATGGACTGCTATCGCATTGCGGGCGAAGACCGCCTGGCGGAGATGTACGCCCGCGAGGTCATCCGCTCGTCGACCAACCCGGACGGGACCGAGCGCAAGCCGATGCGCAACACCGAAGCCCGGATCACCCTCGGCGTGGTGGCGGCCAGGGCGGGAGACCTTGAGCGCGCAGTTTCCTACGGCCGACGGGCACTAGAAGGAGACGGCAAGTCGCTGCCGTCACTTCTGATGTGTTCGAAGGAGTTGGCGACCCTACTGCGGGAGCGGTACCCGACGGAGCCGGAGGCGGTCTCGTACCTCGACGAGGTGCGAGCCCTCAGCGCGAGCTGACCCCGTCGTCGCTCCCGCCTTCGGTTGCTTGGCTTGGGCGACCGCCGACGCCAGGGCGGGGACGGCTCTCATGCCAGGACACGACCCGGCTCGGGCGCCACATGTGAGTGCGCCCCACCGTCGCATCCGGCTCCGGCATCTGACCCCGCTTCCGGTAGTTCGTCACGGGGCCTGCTCGGGGTGCACGTGCCGCTTCCCACCACGGCCTCGCCGCGCAGTGCCACCAAGCCCGCGCCCGCTGGTACCACCACCGAACCCGACTCACATGATCAGACCATGAAGTACGGCGAAACTACTACGGAGGCGTGCCCGGCGTTTCCCCTCTAATGCCGCGATGGATCAGCCACGAGGTTGCCGGCCAAGCGGCAAAGAAACCGATGATCAACCCGATCTGGTGAATGAACCAAAACACCGGATTGTTAGGCCGCAGGGCCTCCGGGAAAACAAGATGTTCCACTAGCTCTATCCAAATAAATAGGACGAGCTCGACCGCGGATACGGTCAGCAAGTCCTCTCTGGCGACGCTCCTTATTGCAGCCCATACTCTTCGGCCACCTGTGTGGGCCTCGGTGGCGTAGCGGAATGCGACGCCTACGGCCACCGCGCCTACGAAGTCGCCGATGTACAAGGGCCGCAACGTTTCGCCGGCCGTATCGATGCGAAGGCCGAAGATAATCACCGTAGCAATGATGGCACCTAGGGTGCAGTGGGCAAGACAGTGACAGAGTCCGAATACAACAGCAGCATGTCGCGGCTTCTTGGGCGGGTTGCCGTATCGCTGCCGCCACCGGGGAGATTGGGGCCTACCCCACTTCCTGTAAGCCATGACGGCTGCTGGGCCGAAGTACAGGGCGGTGACCGGCCAGACTAACTCCATGACCTTAACCGGCTGACGATGCCCACCAATAAAGGAGTCGACAACGATAACGGCGGCGCTGGCTGACCCCAACACGAGCGTTGCCCACGAGAGCATCAGGAGCCACGTTGGTTGCAAAAGTCATCTCCCTTCACTCCAGGCCACCACGGGCTGGGGATAGCTGGGGCGTTAGCCCAAGGCGGGGACTTGAGCTGCGAACCGAGCACGTTGCCGCAGGTAACGTGCGGGCCGACCTGAGTTCCGCTTCAACGTATGACAATCGAGGCGAGGAACGGGGAATGACCGCATCAGGCAGGCGTGCTTCCATGACGGGCATGACCAAGCCGGACGGCCGACCGACCGCGAAGCCGGCTGCTCGGGGCGCCTGGTTCCTGGCCTTCGGCTCGGCGATGCTCCCGCTTGAGATGTGGGTAGGCGACCATCCACTCCGGGGACATCGTCGTGGGGGGCTCGGTGACGAGCCTCGTGGCCCTCTGCCGGGCCGCATTGCTCCATCGACAGCAACGGTGACAGCAAAGCACTTGGACAAGGGCAGCCGCCAG
Proteins encoded:
- a CDS encoding DNA polymerase III subunit gamma and tau; its protein translation is MALALYRKYRPRTFAEVIGQEHVTEPLSQALRSGRLNHAYLFSGPRGCGKTSSARILARSLNCERGPTPEPCGQCESCRSLAPDGAGSIDVIEIDAASHGGVDDARELREKAFFAPARSRFKIYIIDEAHMVSSAGFNALLKLVEEPPEYVKFIFATTEPEKVLGTIKSRTHHYPFRLFPPKVLRPYLEQLCEAEGVRVEPAVFPLVVRAGGGSARDSLSVLDQLIAGAGQEGVSYARAAALLGVTDSALIDEMCDALAAGDGAAAYATVDRVAEAGHDPRRFASDLLERLRDLIVLQQVPDAAAKGLIDGPSDQIERMTAQAQQLGPGTLSRCADIVHNGLVEMRGTTAPRLLLELICARMLLPGADDSTGGLLQRLERMERRLTLGGVEPPSAAAGPAPVAPAASVRQEPPAAPATAAASHPETAGTPAAAGAPSGAPAARAAAAPAARAAAAAAGSRPAQVAAETADPSPGGSAPTGAVAGGTSSGAPARRPVPPSAVMPDPAIPEPPRPGSAPGGLDAVAVRRVWPEVVGKVNRTNKRIAALMRDAVVRELDGDTLVLTVKSTVLAKMMSDHAPVLADALYEELGGRWEIRCEVAGERGGVSLGGPARPAAPARPAPASTATTAANGPAGGSGGGGATGGSTSSGGPARPGGSSGGAASRSSGGGPARPGRSSAGAESPSSGGAASGATGTAGGGSARRSVGRVTGAGPSGGDDEEDWPEPARPGGSAGGGDDWPEPARPGGAATAGSDDWPEPVRPGGAPATATAVTATTTPAVPKPAGPPAAPPQPTAAGTGGVPVSSAIAAARAAAAAAGAGAAKGSRTAAAAPKTADADWAGEPPYDPDYDGPLPGAGRTGGAAPATPMYEGFDPGDEPLDEVIDEQTARQSSEEQAVQLLREAFGAEKIDEVDAR
- a CDS encoding tetratricopeptide repeat protein, giving the protein MADPAKFDFYAMDCYRIAGEDRLAEMYAREVIRSSTNPDGTERKPMRNTEARITLGVVAARAGDLERAVSYGRRALEGDGKSLPSLLMCSKELATLLRERYPTEPEAVSYLDEVRALSAS
- a CDS encoding DUF4396 domain-containing protein, which produces MLSWATLVLGSASAAVIVVDSFIGGHRQPVKVMELVWPVTALYFGPAAVMAYRKWGRPQSPRWRQRYGNPPKKPRHAAVVFGLCHCLAHCTLGAIIATVIIFGLRIDTAGETLRPLYIGDFVGAVAVGVAFRYATEAHTGGRRVWAAIRSVAREDLLTVSAVELVLFIWIELVEHLVFPEALRPNNPVFWFIHQIGLIIGFFAAWPATSWLIHRGIRGETPGTPP